One region of Brachyspira hampsonii genomic DNA includes:
- a CDS encoding TreP protein, with the protein MKKTVLFFALILIMVANLYPQVFKPFRKLYTIQTEKFEIIFPIESRRTAENLAKVADDIYYKYSKILNSTVRGKIPITITPDFNIFNSSAMIIPYSTLILYDTNMDENFTSYNNNFETVFIHELTHLLTMASENTGLATKVMGNWASFVHLNAMPFMIEGAPVSMESFTGLGRANDPLIKQRLRQDIFEGNFRTPIQTSYLWSKSPYGDVYYEYGGLFSKYLQERFGMEKYNEFWKKMQTSLSFSFLIYNSGVYGSFKKVYGIKFTEIWSDFQNYLVLTNINPSEELRVNDKETFINDIASYNDTLYYIDGDIGALYSYKEKRNNENNKKDLKLEFLIDKSSESLDISKDGSNALIVSYMYNGGLYKYIVKEYDLNKKTRTKRKWFDIQYARYFRNGIIGISKDLHNSILVYINENDEKEILLQANDNFGYGFPAVIDDNNIALIVTDNGVKHIAVFNYNNKTLKYIDTKDNTLNYVRYLKYSNNKLLFSYNNNDRFYKLGEIDLDNNSIKLYTKDYSGGVFSAVYAGESIYYKGRFSEFDRLMKYTDDTSQTKNFTYTDKTINKYEFTPQMELGNYNSFKYFRPWSMWVPLPQMSDSFPFLINGLGILSVVSSPSANNLALIWLGYDIPSNFLQTELSVTSFSMIYPLYFGFKSDVVYSSLNYWRLNSYLSMKFELNTESDKLYFNIEPTISGALFSEFVNPQTNTSSAFTWKYSSWTLNVSLKASMIFRVRTDKPYRDDLVNLTVIPTYSIKYNKFAIDFSTKFQTRYVPIRASFYGSYAFYTNTAFDGNSTVFGSREVSAPEEFYAYVKNKKYKSNYFLGGDVEILGYLSSHFNLSHIYFDNFFASILYRFAYFSKEYMHSAALKVGFDASIPISGYQNIVTGEPYILLALRLPTTLDKNAIVNYPTLNDLYVGFGFQMSW; encoded by the coding sequence ATGAAAAAAACTGTTTTATTTTTTGCTTTAATTCTTATTATGGTGGCTAATCTTTACCCTCAAGTTTTCAAACCGTTTAGAAAATTATATACTATACAAACAGAAAAATTTGAAATAATCTTTCCTATAGAGTCCAGAAGAACAGCTGAGAATCTGGCAAAAGTAGCGGATGATATATACTATAAATATTCTAAAATTTTAAATAGCACAGTAAGAGGAAAAATACCTATAACTATCACTCCAGACTTTAATATTTTTAATTCATCAGCAATGATAATACCATATTCAACACTGATTCTATATGATACTAATATGGACGAAAATTTCACTAGTTATAATAATAACTTTGAAACAGTATTTATACATGAACTTACTCATTTACTAACTATGGCATCAGAAAATACAGGGCTTGCAACTAAGGTGATGGGAAATTGGGCTTCTTTTGTGCATCTTAATGCTATGCCTTTTATGATAGAGGGTGCTCCTGTGAGTATGGAAAGTTTTACAGGACTTGGAAGGGCTAATGATCCGCTTATTAAACAGAGATTAAGACAGGATATATTTGAAGGCAATTTTAGAACGCCAATTCAAACATCTTATTTATGGAGTAAAAGCCCTTATGGAGATGTATATTATGAATATGGAGGACTTTTCTCAAAATATCTGCAGGAAAGATTTGGAATGGAGAAATACAATGAGTTTTGGAAAAAAATGCAGACTAGTCTTAGCTTTTCATTTCTTATTTATAACTCTGGAGTTTACGGATCTTTTAAAAAAGTATATGGAATAAAATTTACTGAGATATGGTCGGACTTTCAAAACTATTTGGTGCTTACAAATATTAATCCAAGCGAAGAGTTAAGAGTAAATGATAAAGAAACTTTTATTAATGATATTGCATCATACAATGATACTTTATACTATATAGACGGAGATATTGGAGCATTATATTCATATAAAGAAAAAAGAAATAATGAAAATAATAAAAAAGATTTGAAACTTGAGTTTTTAATAGATAAAAGCTCTGAAAGTTTGGATATATCAAAAGACGGAAGCAATGCCTTAATAGTGTCATATATGTATAACGGAGGACTTTATAAATACATTGTAAAAGAATATGATTTAAATAAAAAAACTAGAACTAAAAGAAAATGGTTTGATATTCAGTATGCAAGATATTTTAGAAATGGGATTATAGGAATATCAAAGGATCTGCATAACTCTATTTTAGTGTACATAAATGAAAACGATGAAAAAGAAATTTTATTACAGGCAAATGATAATTTCGGATACGGTTTTCCTGCGGTTATTGATGATAATAATATAGCATTGATAGTTACAGATAACGGAGTAAAACATATAGCAGTATTTAATTATAATAACAAAACATTAAAATATATTGATACAAAGGATAATACTCTTAACTATGTACGCTATTTAAAATACTCAAATAATAAACTTCTTTTTTCGTATAATAATAATGACAGATTTTATAAGCTAGGAGAAATTGATTTAGACAATAACAGCATTAAGCTATACACAAAAGACTATTCAGGAGGAGTATTTTCTGCTGTATATGCTGGAGAGAGTATTTATTATAAAGGAAGATTTTCAGAATTTGACAGGCTTATGAAATATACAGACGATACATCTCAAACAAAAAATTTCACATACACTGATAAAACAATTAATAAATATGAGTTTACTCCTCAAATGGAGCTTGGCAATTATAATAGTTTTAAATATTTTAGGCCTTGGAGCATGTGGGTTCCTCTGCCGCAGATGAGTGATAGTTTTCCTTTTCTTATAAATGGGCTTGGTATATTATCTGTAGTATCTTCGCCTTCTGCAAATAATTTGGCTTTAATATGGCTTGGATATGATATACCTTCCAACTTTCTGCAAACAGAATTATCAGTTACATCTTTTAGTATGATTTATCCTTTGTACTTCGGATTTAAAAGCGATGTTGTATATTCTTCTTTAAATTATTGGAGATTGAATAGTTATCTTTCTATGAAGTTTGAGCTTAATACAGAAAGCGATAAATTATATTTTAATATTGAACCTACGATTTCAGGGGCTTTATTTTCAGAATTTGTTAATCCTCAAACCAATACATCATCAGCATTTACTTGGAAATATTCTTCTTGGACTTTAAATGTTTCTCTCAAAGCGTCAATGATATTCAGAGTAAGAACCGACAAACCATATAGAGATGATTTAGTTAATCTTACAGTTATTCCTACATACTCTATTAAATATAATAAATTTGCAATAGATTTCAGCACAAAGTTTCAAACAAGATATGTTCCTATAAGAGCAAGTTTTTATGGTTCTTATGCGTTCTATACAAATACAGCATTTGATGGAAACTCTACAGTATTCGGATCAAGAGAAGTAAGTGCACCTGAGGAATTTTATGCTTATGTAAAAAATAAAAAATATAAATCAAACTATTTTTTAGGCGGTGATGTTGAAATTTTAGGTTATTTAAGTTCTCATTTTAATTTAAGTCATATATATTTTGATAATTTTTTTGCTTCTATTTTATATAGATTTGCTTATTTCTCAAAAGAATACATGCATTCTGCAGCTTTAAAAGTAGGATTTGATGCAAGCATTCCTATATCAGGTTATCAAAATATTGTAACAGGGGAACCTTATATATTATTAGCTTTAAGACTTCCTACAACTTTAGATAAAAATGCGATAGTGAATTATCCTACTTTAAATGATTTATATGTAGGTTTCGGATTTCAGATGTCTTGGTAA
- a CDS encoding DUF3592 domain-containing protein: MNRKKISIISIIEKILVCFAGIALTFEGVVGFFSFINTRNYIHTVGVVEKLDRKKIVYNPRKIRYKKVMVISYEADNHGTLYAALRSHYPFRKVGDELPLWYDPDEPKNIKLPISDSISYILSIVIGLLIIYFGIYIVNKK; the protein is encoded by the coding sequence ATGAATAGAAAAAAAATTTCAATTATTTCAATTATAGAAAAAATATTGGTATGTTTTGCAGGAATAGCTTTAACTTTTGAGGGGGTAGTAGGATTCTTTTCTTTTATTAATACAAGAAATTATATTCATACTGTAGGAGTGGTTGAAAAGTTAGATAGAAAAAAAATAGTATATAACCCTAGAAAAATTAGATATAAAAAGGTAATGGTAATAAGTTATGAAGCTGATAATCATGGAACATTATATGCTGCTTTAAGAAGTCATTATCCATTTAGAAAAGTAGGCGATGAATTGCCTTTATGGTATGATCCTGATGAACCAAAAAATATAAAACTTCCGATTTCTGATAGTATTTCTTATATATTAAGCATTGTTATAGGATTGCTAATAATTTATTTTGGAATTTATATTGTAAATAAAAAATAA
- a CDS encoding DUF4234 domain-containing protein, translating to MNIGAVRSIPTMFILNFFTLGIYHYYWVYYITLEVEKFTKRKDISPALELLLSVMTCNLYTIYWYNKYGNIIHKEIALKIDENDKDDKTQIVMTASIIVLLAGVPIIGALIFAFVTGVLVSGMALAYSDFNFIDLIDNPEALLIFLGTIFGGFIIIFVITASLIIPDIIMQKKLNSIWEKIRSKKYNNKID from the coding sequence ATGAATATAGGGGCTGTAAGATCAATTCCTACAATGTTTATTCTAAACTTCTTTACTTTAGGAATATACCATTACTATTGGGTTTATTATATTACTTTAGAAGTAGAGAAGTTTACAAAAAGAAAAGATATATCCCCTGCTTTGGAGCTTTTACTTTCTGTTATGACTTGTAATCTCTATACAATATATTGGTATAATAAATACGGAAATATTATTCATAAAGAAATAGCGTTAAAAATAGATGAAAATGATAAAGACGATAAAACTCAAATAGTTATGACTGCAAGTATTATTGTATTATTAGCAGGAGTTCCTATTATAGGAGCTTTAATATTTGCTTTTGTTACAGGAGTACTTGTAAGCGGTATGGCTTTAGCTTATAGTGATTTCAACTTTATTGATTTAATTGATAACCCTGAAGCATTATTAATATTTTTGGGTACTATATTTGGCGGTTTTATTATTATTTTTGTAATTACTGCCTCTTTGATTATTCCAGATATAATTATGCAGAAAAAATTAAACTCTATATGGGAAAAAATTAGAAGTAAAAAATACAATAACAAAATAGATTAA
- a CDS encoding DUF4234 domain-containing protein has product MKNFQAKSLLTVAILSIITCGIYFIYWIYVTTNDVNNYMEQEYINPTLSLVLSIITCGLFSIYWFYKYGTIVFNDMSKKAELDSYGENAVVLAILLFIPFGYIYSIIALQSKLNIIFTKYSDNDSE; this is encoded by the coding sequence ATGAAGAATTTTCAAGCTAAATCATTATTAACTGTAGCAATTTTATCAATAATAACATGCGGTATATATTTTATTTATTGGATTTATGTTACAACAAATGATGTTAATAATTATATGGAACAGGAATATATTAACCCAACATTGAGTCTAGTTTTATCAATAATAACATGCGGATTATTCTCTATATATTGGTTTTATAAATATGGAACAATAGTATTTAATGATATGAGTAAAAAGGCTGAATTAGACAGTTATGGTGAAAATGCTGTTGTTTTGGCTATACTGCTATTTATACCTTTTGGATATATTTATTCTATTATAGCTCTTCAATCTAAACTTAATATTATTTTTACTAAATATTCAGATAATGATTCAGAATAA